In Sedimentibacter sp. MB31-C6, one genomic interval encodes:
- the purD gene encoding phosphoribosylamine--glycine ligase encodes MKILVVGSGAREHAICWKLNQSNKVSKIYCAPGNAGISEIAEIVNIKVNNLGELTRFSVDNKIDLVVIGPEGPLVDGLVDILEEKGIRAFGPNKKGARLEGSKSYSKNFMQKYDIPTAKYEVYSDLNEALEGLKNFEEQVVVKADGLAAGKGVLICQNKDEATSAIKSILTDKQFGEAGSTIVIEEYLNGMETSLLCFVDGKNIIPMESARDYKKAYDEDKGLNTGGMGCFSPNPIYTENLNNYIKENILDKTLEGFYTEGIDFKGVLFIGLMIQGEKAKVLEYNTRFGDPETEVVLPRLKSDLVDIMEKCIDGNLSDSDLKWSKEKSATVILASGGYPENYEKGKEIIGLNLVDDDIILFHGGTKFSNDDKIITDGGRVLAVTALGKTLIEARQKVYENINKINYEKMQYRKDIAKII; translated from the coding sequence ATGAAAATTCTTGTTGTTGGAAGTGGAGCTAGGGAACATGCAATTTGCTGGAAACTTAATCAAAGTAATAAAGTTTCTAAAATATATTGTGCACCAGGAAATGCAGGAATATCAGAAATAGCTGAAATAGTTAATATAAAAGTGAATAATTTAGGTGAGTTAACTAGATTTTCTGTTGATAACAAAATTGACTTAGTTGTTATTGGACCTGAAGGTCCTTTGGTAGATGGACTAGTGGATATCCTTGAAGAAAAGGGCATAAGAGCTTTTGGTCCAAATAAGAAGGGTGCTAGATTAGAAGGAAGCAAATCATATTCTAAGAACTTTATGCAAAAATATGATATACCTACAGCTAAATACGAAGTATATAGTGATTTAAATGAAGCTTTAGAGGGCTTGAAAAATTTTGAAGAACAAGTAGTTGTAAAAGCAGACGGTCTTGCAGCAGGAAAAGGAGTTTTAATATGTCAGAATAAAGATGAAGCAACATCAGCTATTAAGAGTATTCTGACTGATAAACAGTTTGGAGAAGCAGGCAGTACTATAGTAATAGAGGAATATCTTAATGGAATGGAAACATCTTTATTATGCTTTGTTGATGGGAAAAATATAATTCCTATGGAAAGTGCCAGAGACTATAAAAAAGCTTATGATGAAGATAAAGGCTTAAATACTGGCGGTATGGGATGCTTTTCACCAAATCCTATTTATACAGAAAATTTAAATAATTATATAAAAGAAAATATATTAGATAAAACTTTAGAAGGATTTTATACAGAAGGCATAGATTTCAAGGGTGTTTTATTTATAGGTCTTATGATTCAAGGTGAAAAGGCAAAGGTATTAGAATACAATACAAGATTTGGAGATCCGGAAACAGAAGTAGTATTACCTAGATTAAAGTCAGATCTAGTAGATATAATGGAAAAATGCATAGATGGAAATCTTTCAGACTCTGATTTAAAGTGGAGTAAAGAAAAAAGTGCAACAGTAATTTTAGCATCAGGAGGTTATCCAGAAAATTATGAAAAAGGCAAAGAAATTATTGGTCTTAATTTAGTCGATGATGATATTATATTATTTCATGGTGGAACTAAGTTTTCGAATGATGATAAAATTATAACTGACGGAGGTAGAGTGTTGGCAGTTACCGCTCTTGGAAAAACACTTATCGAAGCAAGACAAAAGGTTTATGAAAACATTAATAAAATTAATTACGAAAAAATGCAGTATAGAAAAGATATTGCAAAAATAATTTAA
- a CDS encoding LysM peptidoglycan-binding domain-containing protein produces the protein MHIHVVQRGEVLWQIANYYQSNLDDIIEVNNITNPDLLLIGQSLLIPSGDTVYTVRTGDTMWQIAQNYGVPVQELLWENRIINPNQIYPGQIINIPGKQKPTIEVNAFTYILGMDAVPIVEEVGEHLTYLTPFAYLVNEDGSLEPIDDEPAIGAAISKGVVPMMSIVNFTYNLSGEVLANIILNNTSTMSILQDNIIEIMKEKGYRILNIDFEYIYPEDREAYNRFLENTANRLHEEGFFISTSLAPKVSSDQRGLLYEAHDYEAHGRIADFVILMTYEWGWRGGQPRSISPINEIERVLDYAVTVIPRNKILMGFQIYARDWRIPHIEGQEAETFSNQEAIELALRYGVPIQYDYLGQSPFYRYTDEEGNAHEVWFEDARSAQAKFDTVKEYNLRGISYWGLGYPFPQNWALLEDNFNIQKY, from the coding sequence ATGCATATTCATGTAGTACAAAGGGGAGAAGTGCTTTGGCAAATTGCCAATTACTATCAGAGTAATTTAGATGACATAATAGAAGTAAATAATATTACAAATCCAGATTTACTATTAATAGGTCAATCACTATTAATACCGTCGGGAGATACAGTATATACTGTTAGAACTGGGGATACAATGTGGCAAATTGCACAAAATTATGGTGTTCCTGTTCAAGAACTTTTATGGGAAAATCGCATTATTAATCCAAATCAAATTTACCCTGGTCAAATTATAAATATTCCAGGAAAACAAAAACCAACGATAGAAGTAAATGCCTTTACTTATATTTTGGGGATGGATGCAGTTCCAATAGTAGAGGAAGTAGGAGAACACTTAACATATTTAACTCCTTTCGCATACTTGGTAAATGAAGACGGTAGTTTAGAACCTATTGATGATGAACCAGCTATTGGTGCTGCAATTTCTAAAGGTGTAGTACCTATGATGTCTATAGTAAATTTTACGTATAATTTATCTGGAGAAGTTTTAGCTAATATTATATTAAACAATACATCCACAATGTCAATTTTACAAGATAATATTATTGAAATAATGAAAGAAAAAGGATATAGGATTTTAAACATTGACTTTGAATATATATATCCTGAAGATAGAGAAGCTTATAATCGTTTTTTAGAAAATACTGCTAATAGATTACATGAAGAAGGTTTTTTTATTTCTACATCATTAGCTCCAAAAGTAAGTTCAGATCAAAGGGGACTTCTATATGAAGCTCATGACTATGAAGCACATGGAAGGATTGCCGATTTTGTTATATTAATGACTTATGAATGGGGTTGGCGGGGAGGTCAACCTAGATCAATCTCTCCAATAAATGAAATTGAAAGAGTTTTAGATTATGCTGTAACGGTAATACCTAGAAACAAAATATTAATGGGATTTCAGATTTATGCTCGAGACTGGCGTATTCCGCATATAGAAGGACAAGAAGCTGAAACATTTAGTAATCAGGAAGCTATAGAGTTAGCATTAAGGTATGGAGTTCCTATTCAATACGATTATCTAGGGCAATCACCATTTTATAGATATACCGATGAAGAAGGTAATGCCCATGAAGTATGGTTTGAAGATGCAAGAAGTGCACAAGCAAAATTTGATACTGTTAAGGAATATAATTTAAGAGGTATAAGCTATTGGGGCTTAGGATATCCATTTCCTCAAAACTGGGCATTGCTAGAAGATAATTTTAATATACAAAAATACTAA
- a CDS encoding methylated-DNA--[protein]-cysteine S-methyltransferase → MKSIFIYETKIGRIAIAEENNAITEVLFYNEEKEINCQKNLKETHLIKEGYNQIQEYLSGKRKIFNLPLALKGTEFQLKVWNALKTIPYGETRSYKDIAILINREKAARAVGMANNRNPISIIIPCHRVIGSNGKLVGYGGGLNIKEYLLKLETSLH, encoded by the coding sequence TTGAAAAGTATATTTATTTATGAAACTAAAATTGGTAGAATTGCTATTGCAGAAGAAAATAATGCAATAACAGAAGTTTTATTCTATAATGAAGAAAAGGAAATAAATTGTCAAAAGAATTTAAAAGAAACTCATCTTATAAAAGAAGGATATAATCAAATACAAGAATATTTGAGTGGTAAAAGAAAAATATTCAATCTTCCCCTTGCTTTAAAAGGTACTGAATTTCAATTAAAGGTATGGAATGCTTTAAAAACAATACCTTATGGTGAAACTAGAAGTTATAAGGATATTGCAATATTAATTAATAGAGAAAAAGCTGCAAGGGCAGTTGGAATGGCGAATAATAGAAATCCAATTTCAATAATTATACCATGCCATCGTGTAATAGGATCTAATGGTAAGTTAGTAGGATATGGTGGAGGATTGAATATTAAAGAATATTTATTAAAACTTGAAACTAGCTTACATTAA
- a CDS encoding Na+/H+ antiporter NhaC family protein, whose protein sequence is MDFLVALLVFTSSLVISIIKKITIILPLLVGVIVFSLTAYHRGFDIKSILIMLVKGMKKSIILIPFFTLIGMLTSVWRASGTIPFLVYYGTSFINPDYFILIAFLLTCLVSFSIGTSFGTAGTIGVVLIVLARGGGVNVNAVAGAIISGAFFGDRCSPTSSSANLVAAITKTNLYDNVKRMLVTGFIPFTLAVLFYLFISLRNPINTVDNSLLIDLPNYYKLNIITILPALIIFILAVFKVNVKTSMIFSIIMGIVISVFLQGFPFAKVLKDMIFGFNLDGDSILANIISDGGIISMLNASIIILLASSYSGIFEETNMLKDIQNALEKLSDKIGVYLTTTITSIITSIFGCNQTLPVLLTYQLMHKIYEDNGFSNKDIAIDIENTVILIAVLIPWSIAVGVPLATLSVGPQSIPYAAYIYLVPLVNIIKLPFLKKKNINVS, encoded by the coding sequence ATGGATTTTTTAGTAGCACTTTTAGTTTTTACATCTTCACTTGTTATTAGTATTATAAAAAAAATTACAATAATTTTACCATTATTGGTTGGTGTAATTGTCTTTTCTTTAACAGCCTATCACAGAGGTTTTGATATAAAAAGCATTTTAATTATGCTAGTAAAAGGAATGAAAAAATCGATAATTCTAATACCATTTTTTACTTTAATAGGTATGTTGACTTCAGTATGGAGAGCATCCGGTACAATACCTTTCTTAGTTTATTATGGTACAAGCTTCATTAATCCTGATTATTTTATATTAATTGCATTTCTATTAACTTGTTTAGTATCATTTTCCATAGGAACAAGTTTTGGAACAGCAGGTACTATTGGCGTTGTTCTCATTGTATTAGCTAGAGGAGGAGGAGTTAACGTAAATGCAGTGGCAGGTGCAATTATTTCTGGTGCTTTTTTTGGTGATAGATGTTCTCCAACATCTTCTAGCGCAAATCTTGTGGCAGCTATAACAAAAACAAACTTATATGATAATGTGAAAAGAATGTTAGTAACAGGATTTATACCCTTTACTTTAGCAGTGTTATTTTATTTATTTATATCTTTGCGAAATCCAATTAATACAGTTGATAATTCATTATTAATTGATTTACCTAATTATTACAAATTAAATATTATTACTATATTGCCAGCTTTAATTATTTTTATTTTAGCAGTCTTTAAAGTTAATGTAAAAACTTCTATGATATTTAGTATTATTATGGGTATTGTAATATCTGTGTTTTTGCAAGGATTTCCATTTGCTAAAGTTTTGAAGGATATGATATTTGGTTTTAATTTAGATGGTGATAGTATTTTAGCTAATATAATTTCTGATGGAGGAATTATATCAATGCTCAATGCTTCTATTATAATTTTACTAGCATCTTCATATTCTGGTATATTTGAGGAAACAAATATGCTTAAAGATATTCAAAATGCATTAGAGAAACTGAGCGACAAAATTGGAGTTTATCTTACAACAACAATAACAAGCATTATTACGAGTATATTTGGATGTAATCAAACCCTACCTGTTTTACTAACATATCAATTAATGCATAAAATATATGAAGATAATGGTTTTTCAAATAAAGATATTGCTATTGACATAGAAAATACTGTTATACTAATTGCAGTACTTATCCCTTGGAGCATAGCCGTAGGAGTGCCACTTGCCACTCTATCCGTAGGTCCACAAAGTATACCCTATGCTGCATACATTTACTTAGTACCATTAGTTAATATAATTAAATTGCCTTTTCTTAAGAAAAAGAATATTAATGTAAGCTAG
- a CDS encoding thioesterase family protein, with protein sequence MLKHRIIEGMSTTYEKIITPADSYISNSVTIDNLMSTPALLATIIEISWKMLDPLIPDGYLTVVRNIELNHYYPTLIGEKVSITISVEKIDNNRIYLVFSGIDNIGEFCKGKYEKAIIKNDKLIEAAVKRAKI encoded by the coding sequence ATGTTAAAACATAGAATAATTGAAGGTATGTCAACTACATATGAAAAGATTATAACACCAGCTGATTCGTATATATCTAATTCAGTAACTATTGACAATCTTATGTCAACTCCTGCTTTACTTGCGACAATTATTGAAATTTCATGGAAAATGCTCGACCCTTTAATTCCAGATGGATATTTAACTGTTGTAAGAAATATTGAACTTAATCATTACTATCCAACATTAATAGGTGAAAAGGTATCAATTACAATTTCGGTTGAAAAAATTGATAACAATAGGATATATTTAGTATTTTCTGGCATAGATAACATAGGTGAATTTTGTAAAGGTAAGTATGAAAAAGCTATTATAAAAAATGATAAATTAATAGAAGCAGCTGTAAAGAGAGCAAAGATATAG